GGCTGACTGCTTGATGGCCATCGCCAGCAACAACCTACAACAGCAATGGCAGGGGTGGTTTGCTACCGATGCTGATCTAGACTTAACGGCAACCCTGATTAAGGTATGGATAGATAGCCTACAAGCCCAATGGGGCATAGATGTAGCTCAAGATATTGTGCCTTGGGTTACTGGTGACTATGCATTGGCTATCTTGCACCCCATGACCCCAGCAACTTCCTATCAGGGGAATGCTCTAGCCTTGGATTGGGTGTTTGTAACCCAGCGATCGCCAGCCACTGCTGCTGCCTTGGAGCGTTTGGATCAGCTTGCCCGCCGTCAGGGGTTAAGCATTGGCACACTCCAAATAGACGAACAACCCGTGTCCACATGGACTGCCCTTGCAACTAATCCAGCTAGACAGCAAGCTAGCAGCTCATCATTGACGCTAGATGTCAATGTTAAAGGCGCACATGCCACTGTGGGAGACTATGAGTTAGTCGCTAGTTCTATTGATGCTATCCATCAAGCATTGCAGGCACCGACTACGAACTCTCTGTTCACCAGCGATCGCTTTCAGACGACTATTTCACCCCTTCCTACTCCTAATAGCGGCTACGTTTACCTAGACTGGGTTGCTGCTGATAACCTGCTCGAGAGTCAATTTCCCATTC
The window above is part of the Cyanobacteriota bacterium genome. Proteins encoded here:
- a CDS encoding DUF3352 domain-containing protein, giving the protein ADCLMAIASNNLQQQWQGWFATDADLDLTATLIKVWIDSLQAQWGIDVAQDIVPWVTGDYALAILHPMTPATSYQGNALALDWVFVTQRSPATAAALERLDQLARRQGLSIGTLQIDEQPVSTWTALATNPARQQASSSSLTLDVNVKGAHATVGDYELVASSIDAIHQALQAPTTNSLFTSDRFQTTISPLPTPNSGYVYLDWVAADNLLESQFPILKFVKFAGSALFSHLQSVAVSSYQGTTKASSRPARKGEVFIHLGDSKS